The proteins below come from a single Halomonas binhaiensis genomic window:
- a CDS encoding PLP-dependent cysteine synthase family protein encodes MCEWVRNAMRLLDSDQRRSADTHLYRLDIPGLEAAGIDIYLKDESTHPSGSLKHRLARSLFLHAICSGKIQEGTPVIEASSGSTAVSEAYFARLLGLPFTAVMPASTAGSKIAQIERLGGTCHFVTRSSQVYTAARQLSEEREGHYMDQFTYAESATDWRGNNNIAESIFRQMEMERHATPYAVVMSAGTGGTSATIGRYIRYCGHATRLVVVDPENSVFHDSYQRRDPSLTIEASSRIEGIGRPRVEPSFLPEVIDEMLQVADASSIAAIHWLEQRLGRKAGGSTGTNLWGALTIAQRMRSDGHQGSIVTLMCDGGERYLDTYYDADWIKRQFGSLEQPTTWLNSFL; translated from the coding sequence ATGTGTGAATGGGTACGTAATGCCATGCGGCTGCTGGACAGCGATCAGCGTCGATCCGCTGATACACACTTGTATCGACTGGATATCCCCGGGCTCGAGGCGGCGGGTATCGATATCTATCTGAAGGATGAAAGTACTCATCCCAGCGGCAGTCTCAAGCACCGCCTGGCCAGGTCGCTGTTCCTGCATGCTATCTGCAGCGGCAAGATCCAGGAAGGCACGCCCGTCATCGAAGCCTCTTCAGGCAGCACAGCGGTTTCCGAAGCCTATTTTGCCCGTTTGCTAGGGTTGCCATTCACGGCTGTCATGCCGGCGAGTACCGCAGGCAGCAAGATTGCACAGATCGAAAGGCTTGGCGGCACCTGCCACTTCGTCACGCGCTCTTCTCAGGTCTATACGGCGGCCCGGCAGCTGTCCGAGGAGCGGGAAGGGCACTATATGGACCAGTTCACCTATGCCGAGAGTGCGACTGATTGGCGAGGTAACAACAACATCGCTGAAAGCATCTTTCGTCAGATGGAAATGGAACGTCATGCGACGCCATATGCCGTGGTGATGAGTGCTGGAACCGGAGGTACGTCGGCGACCATCGGGCGCTATATCCGCTATTGTGGACATGCGACCCGGCTGGTGGTGGTCGACCCGGAAAACTCGGTATTTCATGACAGCTATCAACGGCGGGATCCGAGCCTGACGATCGAGGCCAGCAGCCGGATCGAGGGAATCGGCCGACCTCGTGTGGAGCCTTCCTTTCTGCCCGAGGTCATCGACGAGATGTTGCAGGTCGCGGATGCCTCCTCCATTGCGGCTATTCATTGGCTGGAACAGCGCCTGGGCCGTAAGGCGGGTGGTTCCACGGGTACTAACTTGTGGGGAGCCCTGACAATTGCGCAACGCATGCGCAGTGATGGCCACCAGGGTTCCATCGTGACCTTGATGTGTGATGGTGGTGAGCGTTACCTGGATACCTACTATGATGCCGACTGGATCAAGCGGCAGTTTGGTTCGCTGGAACAACCGACGACATGGTTGAACAGCTTTCTCTAG
- a CDS encoding Lrp/AsnC family transcriptional regulator, with product MPSSLDGFDRHILFLLQRDASLSIKELAEAVNLSTTPCWKRVKRLAENGYIRSRVALLNPEKLGLGLSVFVQIKTQRHDKCWLETFAKTVMSFEEVVEFYRMSGEWDYMLRVVVRDIGAYDAFYKKLINSTEGLTNVSSNFAMEQIKYTTAFPIA from the coding sequence ATGCCTTCCAGCCTGGATGGCTTCGATCGTCATATTCTCTTTCTCCTGCAACGCGATGCCTCCCTTTCCATAAAGGAGCTCGCGGAAGCAGTAAACCTTTCCACCACGCCATGCTGGAAACGCGTCAAGCGCCTGGCAGAAAACGGCTACATTCGGAGCCGGGTTGCCCTGCTTAATCCGGAAAAGCTGGGGCTTGGTCTCTCGGTCTTCGTGCAGATCAAGACACAGCGTCATGACAAGTGCTGGCTGGAAACATTCGCCAAGACGGTGATGAGCTTCGAGGAAGTGGTGGAGTTCTACCGCATGTCAGGTGAATGGGACTACATGCTGCGCGTCGTTGTGCGCGACATTGGCGCCTATGACGCCTTCTACAAGAAACTGATCAATAGCACCGAAGGTCTGACCAACGTCAGTTCAAACTTCGCCATGGAACAGATCAAATACACCACCGCATTCCCGATCGCATGA
- a CDS encoding RNA polymerase sigma factor FliA translates to MYTAQGKIDPQAQLEAYLPMVRRQALALQVRLPAGVDLDDLIQAGMLGLIEALGRYDPNQGAQLSTYASQRVHGAMLDELRSRDWLPRRVRRQARALETTIRELQQKLGRAPEEHEIAATMDMDLVSYRQLLGDINNGLLLPFEEILEEKGEQGFCDQQSSCLLSELIEGEQRQALIAAIAELPEREKLLMGLYYQEELNLKEIGAVLGVSESRVCQLHSQAIRRLRSQLCDD, encoded by the coding sequence ATGTACACAGCCCAAGGCAAGATAGATCCACAAGCCCAGTTGGAAGCCTATCTCCCCATGGTCCGGCGTCAGGCACTGGCGCTGCAGGTACGCCTGCCCGCCGGAGTCGATCTCGATGACCTCATTCAAGCCGGCATGCTCGGATTGATCGAGGCTCTGGGACGTTATGACCCCAACCAGGGAGCTCAATTGTCAACCTATGCCAGTCAGCGCGTACACGGAGCCATGCTGGATGAGCTGCGTAGTCGCGACTGGTTACCTCGCAGAGTACGACGCCAGGCCCGAGCCCTGGAAACCACTATCCGCGAGCTGCAGCAGAAACTGGGGCGAGCTCCCGAAGAACATGAAATAGCGGCCACCATGGACATGGATCTAGTCAGCTATCGGCAGCTGCTCGGCGATATCAACAATGGGTTGCTATTGCCGTTCGAAGAGATCCTGGAAGAAAAGGGAGAACAGGGCTTTTGTGATCAACAGAGCTCCTGTCTGCTGAGTGAGCTGATCGAAGGCGAACAGCGCCAGGCCTTGATTGCCGCTATCGCTGAACTTCCGGAAAGAGAAAAGCTGCTGATGGGCCTGTATTACCAGGAAGAGTTAAACCTCAAGGAGATCGGCGCGGTATTGGGCGTCAGTGAATCACGCGTATGCCAGCTTCACAGCCAGGCCATACGACGCCTACGCAGTCAGCTATGTGATGACTAG
- a CDS encoding flagellar protein FlhE, with amino-acid sequence MANIQISMASCRALRLWSIKIGQVVLLNICLIVFASSATATPGAWSATAPRLNVASSEIPRRSALLRPPSGPIKGAITRVSWHYRAPPGSRLSAYLCANQHCQYLAAEGGASDAFHGLPASAPLQFRFRLHPDQRPVTIEALDVLVNHR; translated from the coding sequence ATGGCCAACATCCAGATAAGCATGGCCTCATGCAGAGCTCTACGTCTTTGGTCCATCAAGATCGGCCAGGTGGTTCTGCTGAACATCTGCCTCATTGTCTTCGCCAGTTCGGCCACGGCCACACCAGGTGCCTGGAGCGCAACGGCCCCACGTCTGAATGTCGCCTCCAGCGAGATACCACGACGCTCTGCTCTTCTCCGGCCACCTTCTGGCCCCATCAAGGGCGCGATCACTCGGGTGTCCTGGCATTACCGCGCGCCTCCCGGCAGTCGGCTGTCCGCTTACCTCTGCGCGAACCAGCACTGCCAGTACCTGGCCGCAGAAGGCGGGGCCAGCGATGCCTTTCACGGCCTGCCCGCCTCCGCCCCACTGCAATTCCGCTTTCGACTTCACCCGGACCAGCGCCCCGTGACGATCGAAGCGCTAGACGTGCTCGTCAACCACCGCTGA
- the flhA gene encoding flagellar biosynthesis protein FlhA yields the protein MKALLNQGGLFGVLKQLPMKVLAGPLLIIMILSMMILPLPPFILDVLFTFNIALSVMVLLVSMFSERPLDFAAFPAVLLFTTLLRLSLNVASTRVVLMHGHEGGDAAGKVIEAFGQFLVGGNFAVGLVVFLILVIINFMVITKGAGRIAEVGARFMLDSMPGKQMAIDADLNAGLIGEDDAKRRRAEVSQESDFYGSMDGASKFVRGDAMAGLVIMAVNILGGLMIGLLQYHMAFADAARTYVLLAIGDGLVAQIPALVISTAAGVTVSRVNTEQDVGEQMISQLFVNPKVLWLAAGVLGLLGLVPGMPNLVFLMFTALLGGLAWWLTRTSEQRLVETQEQQTVPTAPEAPEASWDDVSLVDTLGLEVGHRLIPLVDSRQKGELLGRIKSVRKKFAQDVGFLPPVVHIRDNLELGANSYRVTLKGAEVGRAEAWPGRWLAIDPGQVSGQLDGSPTQDPAFGLPALWIDAEQRERAQVYGYTVVDASTVIATHLNQLLHRHAAEMLGRHEVKRLLDKLAKDSDDKSLIEDVIPKTLSLVAFTRILQQLLNEDVSIRDLRTLLDTLAEYAPHQQDPMELVAMVRVALGRAITEQWFAGQETLHVIGLAPSLENVLTQAMSGNGALEPGLAETLMTQTEDALHRHDASGEPPVMVVHHSLRPLLARFLRQRLHHLVVMSQAEIPDDRILRITTEVGGAP from the coding sequence ATGAAAGCCCTTCTGAATCAAGGCGGCCTGTTCGGCGTGCTCAAACAGCTACCGATGAAGGTTCTCGCCGGCCCGTTGCTGATCATCATGATCCTGTCGATGATGATCCTGCCGTTGCCACCTTTCATTCTGGATGTGCTGTTCACTTTCAACATTGCGCTGTCCGTCATGGTACTGCTGGTCAGCATGTTCTCCGAAAGGCCCTTGGATTTCGCGGCCTTTCCTGCCGTGCTGTTGTTCACTACCCTGCTGCGGCTATCGCTCAACGTGGCCTCGACCCGGGTCGTATTGATGCATGGCCACGAAGGGGGAGACGCCGCGGGCAAGGTCATCGAGGCGTTCGGTCAGTTTCTGGTCGGTGGCAATTTCGCGGTCGGATTGGTGGTCTTCCTGATCCTGGTGATCATCAACTTCATGGTCATCACCAAGGGAGCCGGCCGTATCGCTGAGGTGGGCGCCCGCTTCATGCTTGACTCCATGCCGGGCAAGCAGATGGCCATTGATGCCGATCTCAATGCCGGCCTGATCGGAGAAGATGACGCCAAACGCCGGCGTGCAGAGGTTTCCCAGGAATCAGACTTCTACGGCTCCATGGACGGTGCCAGCAAATTCGTCCGCGGCGATGCCATGGCGGGCCTGGTCATCATGGCCGTCAACATACTCGGCGGCCTGATGATTGGACTGCTGCAGTATCACATGGCCTTTGCCGATGCCGCCCGTACCTATGTGCTGCTCGCCATCGGTGATGGCCTGGTGGCACAGATACCGGCCCTGGTGATCTCCACTGCCGCAGGTGTCACAGTGTCCCGGGTCAACACCGAACAGGATGTCGGCGAACAGATGATCAGCCAGCTGTTCGTCAATCCCAAGGTCCTATGGCTGGCTGCCGGAGTCCTGGGGCTGCTGGGCCTGGTGCCTGGCATGCCCAACCTGGTATTCCTGATGTTCACAGCTCTATTGGGTGGCCTGGCCTGGTGGCTGACGCGAACATCCGAGCAGCGCCTGGTGGAAACCCAGGAGCAACAGACAGTCCCAACCGCGCCAGAAGCGCCGGAGGCCAGTTGGGATGATGTCAGCCTGGTCGATACCCTCGGTCTTGAGGTCGGTCATCGCTTGATTCCTCTGGTCGACTCACGCCAGAAAGGCGAGCTGCTGGGAAGAATCAAGAGTGTGCGCAAGAAGTTTGCCCAGGATGTCGGCTTTCTGCCTCCTGTTGTACACATCCGCGACAACCTGGAGCTCGGTGCCAACAGCTACCGGGTCACGCTCAAGGGGGCTGAGGTAGGGCGCGCAGAAGCCTGGCCCGGTCGTTGGCTGGCCATCGATCCCGGGCAGGTATCCGGCCAGCTCGATGGCAGCCCCACCCAGGACCCCGCTTTTGGCTTGCCAGCTTTATGGATCGATGCCGAGCAGCGTGAACGGGCCCAGGTGTATGGCTACACCGTGGTCGATGCCAGCACGGTGATCGCCACCCACCTCAACCAATTGCTTCACCGCCACGCCGCCGAGATGCTGGGCCGCCATGAGGTGAAGAGGCTCCTCGATAAACTGGCCAAAGACAGTGATGACAAGTCGCTGATCGAGGATGTGATACCCAAGACACTGTCCCTGGTGGCCTTCACACGCATTCTCCAGCAACTGCTGAATGAAGACGTGTCGATCCGCGATCTGCGAACGCTACTCGACACACTGGCTGAATATGCTCCCCACCAGCAAGACCCCATGGAATTGGTTGCCATGGTGCGGGTAGCACTCGGCCGAGCCATCACTGAGCAGTGGTTTGCTGGACAGGAGACACTCCATGTCATCGGCCTGGCACCCTCGCTCGAAAATGTTCTGACCCAGGCCATGAGCGGTAACGGTGCGCTGGAGCCTGGCCTCGCTGAAACATTGATGACGCAAACCGAAGATGCCCTGCATCGTCATGATGCCAGCGGGGAACCGCCGGTCATGGTAGTTCATCATTCCCTGCGTCCCCTGCTGGCCCGCTTTCTGCGTCAGCGCCTGCACCATCTGGTCGTGATGTCCCAGGCCGAGATCCCCGACGACCGTATTCTGCGCATCACCACCGAAGTCGGGGGAGCCCCCTGA
- the flhB gene encoding flagellar biosynthesis protein FlhB produces the protein MADQSSDQEKTEDATPRRKEKAREEGQVARSRELATFLLLLAGVIGLWSLGHQLYDLLSSVMEQAFLFERREAMETMPMLDQALSLGQRSLFNLIPLFVLLSVVALAAPALLGGWLLSAKSLKPQLSKLNPVKGLSRMLSTHALAELGKAIAKAGLVGSIGAILLLHHRGHAMDLMSLPLTAALSEAVRLIARACGLMVMTLVVVVLIDVPYQLWSHNKKLRMSKEDIRQEHKESEGDPQIKGRIRQQQQAMARSRMMSQVPQADVIITNPTHYAVALSYRENSMGAPKVVAKGMDHVATRIRELAHEAGIPLLSAPPLARTLYHHVDLDREIPVELYNAVAEVLAWAFGLQRAVHEGSEPPPRPASIDVPEHLAIPASPSQEQRS, from the coding sequence ATGGCCGACCAAAGCAGCGATCAGGAAAAAACCGAAGACGCCACCCCCCGACGCAAGGAAAAAGCTCGGGAGGAAGGCCAGGTAGCACGCTCCAGGGAGCTTGCCACCTTTCTGTTGCTTCTGGCTGGTGTCATTGGCCTATGGTCCCTGGGCCATCAGCTGTATGACCTGCTGAGCTCCGTCATGGAACAGGCCTTTCTGTTCGAGCGCAGAGAGGCAATGGAGACCATGCCGATGCTGGACCAGGCCCTGTCGCTCGGTCAGCGCAGCCTGTTCAACCTGATACCGCTTTTTGTGTTGCTCAGCGTGGTTGCGTTGGCAGCACCAGCACTGCTCGGCGGCTGGCTGCTATCGGCCAAGTCACTCAAACCTCAATTGTCAAAGCTCAACCCAGTCAAGGGGTTATCACGCATGCTCTCAACCCATGCCCTGGCCGAACTGGGGAAGGCGATTGCCAAGGCAGGGCTGGTAGGCAGCATCGGGGCGATCCTTCTTCTCCATCACCGTGGCCATGCCATGGACCTGATGAGCCTGCCACTGACCGCCGCCTTGTCCGAGGCCGTACGGCTGATCGCCAGGGCTTGTGGGTTGATGGTGATGACCTTGGTCGTGGTGGTCCTTATCGATGTTCCCTATCAGCTATGGAGCCACAACAAGAAACTGCGCATGAGCAAGGAAGACATCCGCCAGGAACACAAGGAATCCGAAGGAGACCCTCAGATCAAGGGCCGCATTCGTCAACAGCAACAGGCCATGGCCCGTAGCCGGATGATGAGTCAGGTACCCCAGGCCGACGTGATCATTACCAACCCCACCCATTATGCAGTGGCATTGAGTTACCGCGAGAACAGCATGGGTGCACCGAAAGTCGTGGCCAAGGGCATGGACCACGTGGCGACAAGAATTCGTGAGCTTGCCCATGAGGCTGGCATTCCTCTGTTATCCGCGCCCCCCCTGGCCCGAACGCTCTACCACCACGTTGACCTTGATCGTGAAATCCCAGTCGAGTTGTACAACGCCGTAGCCGAGGTTCTGGCCTGGGCCTTTGGACTCCAACGCGCCGTCCATGAAGGCTCTGAGCCCCCTCCCAGACCAGCTTCCATTGATGTGCCAGAACACCTGGCCATCCCAGCCTCCCCATCCCAGGAACAACGGTCATGA
- the cheZ gene encoding protein phosphatase CheZ: MSEPRTINPGLVSTASNDEMVQRIGQLARMLRDSMRELGLDKEVERAAEAIPDARDRLSYIATMTEQAAERSLNAIDRAQPLQDLMSERANALQQRWTTCQETLPLEQGSTEVARLIHDTQAYLAEVPEHTQATRQELLEILMAQDFQDLTGQVIKRMMDVIREIEQQLVQVLLDNVPASDVRENRRQKAQERDQGLLNGPQIDTSHADVMANQDQVDDLLDELGF, from the coding sequence ATGAGCGAACCACGGACGATCAATCCCGGCCTTGTGTCCACTGCATCCAACGATGAAATGGTGCAGCGCATCGGCCAGTTGGCACGCATGCTGCGCGACAGCATGCGTGAACTGGGCCTGGACAAGGAAGTCGAACGTGCCGCCGAGGCAATACCCGATGCGCGAGACAGATTGAGCTACATCGCCACCATGACCGAGCAGGCCGCAGAGCGCTCTCTCAATGCCATCGACCGCGCCCAGCCCCTGCAGGACCTGATGAGTGAGCGAGCCAATGCACTTCAGCAGCGCTGGACAACCTGCCAGGAAACCCTTCCGTTGGAGCAAGGCAGCACGGAAGTCGCCAGGCTGATCCACGATACCCAGGCCTATCTAGCCGAAGTACCGGAACATACCCAGGCCACCCGCCAGGAACTGCTTGAAATATTGATGGCACAGGATTTCCAAGACCTGACGGGACAGGTCATCAAGCGCATGATGGATGTCATCCGGGAAATCGAGCAGCAACTGGTCCAGGTCCTGCTCGATAACGTACCTGCGAGTGACGTCCGGGAAAACCGACGACAGAAGGCCCAGGAAAGAGACCAGGGCTTACTCAACGGGCCACAGATCGATACTAGCCACGCCGATGTCATGGCCAATCAGGACCAGGTCGACGACCTGCTTGATGAGCTGGGCTTCTAA
- the cheY gene encoding chemotaxis response regulator CheY gives MADKNMRILVVDDFPTMRRIVRSLLKELGYTNVEEAEDGEEGLARLRAEAFDFVVSDWNMPNLDGLEMLKRIRADDGLKSLPVLMVTAEAKKENIIAAAQAGANGYVVKPFTAATLEEKLNKIFEKLGI, from the coding sequence ATGGCCGACAAGAATATGCGCATCCTGGTGGTGGATGACTTTCCCACCATGCGTCGCATCGTGCGCAGCCTGCTCAAGGAATTGGGCTACACCAATGTCGAGGAAGCCGAAGATGGTGAAGAAGGCCTGGCCCGCTTGCGCGCAGAAGCTTTCGATTTCGTGGTATCGGACTGGAACATGCCTAACCTTGATGGCCTGGAAATGCTCAAGCGCATCCGTGCAGATGATGGCCTGAAGTCCTTGCCGGTACTGATGGTCACCGCCGAAGCCAAGAAGGAAAACATCATCGCTGCCGCCCAGGCCGGAGCCAACGGTTATGTGGTCAAGCCCTTCACCGCCGCCACACTTGAGGAAAAGTTGAACAAGATATTCGAGAAGCTTGGCATATGA
- a CDS encoding methyl-accepting chemotaxis protein, with amino-acid sequence MFNQLRNVSIHSLIIALLLFLIMLTGTIVAIGTKTNGEAKQTMASIDAVNIQQLNQLNQTSAAFSSALFDMEVYRDTGEPRFLEKSAERIEQSEHHFNTFAASERLGDGIALGDAVEQAYHAVALSAPQLVTALTNGDVEGYDKLRDQLAPNILELNRTVRDFADYGNHRSNALMTSFEKVSANFSMLRYVALATILLGYGTVYLCIRRLIVTPLKLSVATLENIARCNLSSEIRVEGRNELSRLFSAMRNMQDSLTNTVSGVRQSSMQLVSVSQEIATGNIDLASRTEQQAASLEETASSMEEITTTVAQNADNAGQARHLALEASHTAEKGGEVVGQVVDTMGRISSSSREIAEITGMIDSIAFQTNILALNASVEAARAGEQGRGFAVVAGEVRSLASRSAEAARQIKALIETSASQVEDGASLARQAGDTMRDVVASVRRVSDIVDEIAVASREQSDGIVQIGQAVMQMDQATQLNASLVQKVSREAESLSRQANSLESSMAVFRLSSSPHETASLANRTLTLLPLVETDDASRPPQTSGKKPPSEDTDDWETF; translated from the coding sequence ATGTTCAACCAACTCCGCAATGTAAGTATTCACTCGTTGATCATAGCGCTACTGCTGTTCCTGATTATGCTCACCGGCACGATCGTGGCCATCGGCACCAAGACCAATGGCGAAGCCAAGCAAACCATGGCGTCAATTGATGCGGTCAACATACAGCAGCTTAATCAGCTCAATCAGACCAGCGCGGCGTTCTCGAGCGCCCTGTTCGACATGGAAGTCTATCGTGACACCGGCGAACCCAGGTTCCTGGAAAAATCAGCAGAACGCATCGAGCAATCCGAGCATCATTTCAACACCTTCGCTGCATCGGAGCGCCTGGGAGATGGTATCGCGCTCGGCGACGCTGTCGAACAGGCCTATCATGCGGTCGCCCTATCGGCACCACAACTGGTGACAGCGTTGACGAACGGCGATGTCGAGGGTTATGACAAGCTGCGCGACCAACTGGCCCCGAATATCCTCGAGCTCAACCGAACTGTGCGCGACTTCGCCGACTATGGCAATCATCGCAGCAATGCTCTCATGACGTCATTCGAGAAGGTCAGCGCCAATTTCTCGATGTTGAGGTACGTCGCATTAGCCACCATTCTGCTGGGTTATGGCACCGTCTATCTATGTATACGCCGCCTGATCGTGACGCCACTGAAACTGTCAGTGGCCACGCTGGAAAACATCGCCAGATGTAACCTGAGTTCAGAGATCAGGGTCGAGGGCCGCAACGAACTCAGCCGCCTGTTCAGTGCCATGCGCAACATGCAGGACAGTCTGACCAACACTGTCAGCGGAGTACGCCAGAGCAGTATGCAGCTCGTCAGCGTCAGTCAAGAAATCGCTACCGGCAATATCGACCTGGCATCACGCACCGAACAGCAGGCAGCTTCACTGGAGGAAACCGCCTCCAGTATGGAGGAGATCACCACCACCGTCGCACAGAACGCCGACAATGCTGGCCAGGCACGCCACCTGGCACTGGAAGCTTCTCACACTGCCGAAAAGGGTGGCGAAGTGGTCGGTCAGGTTGTCGACACCATGGGGCGCATCAGCTCAAGCTCCCGAGAAATTGCCGAAATTACCGGCATGATCGACTCCATTGCCTTCCAGACCAACATTCTGGCCTTGAATGCCTCGGTCGAAGCCGCCCGCGCAGGCGAGCAGGGCCGTGGCTTCGCCGTGGTGGCAGGAGAAGTCCGCAGCCTGGCCAGCCGCTCCGCAGAAGCCGCGCGTCAGATCAAGGCACTGATCGAGACATCCGCCAGCCAGGTGGAAGATGGCGCCTCCTTGGCCCGCCAGGCGGGCGATACCATGCGGGACGTCGTGGCTTCGGTGCGTCGGGTCAGCGATATCGTCGACGAGATCGCCGTGGCTTCACGCGAACAGAGCGATGGCATCGTCCAGATCGGCCAAGCCGTGATGCAGATGGATCAGGCGACACAGCTCAATGCCTCTCTGGTCCAGAAGGTCTCCCGAGAAGCCGAAAGCCTGTCTCGTCAGGCGAACTCTCTGGAAAGCTCCATGGCCGTATTCAGGCTGTCATCATCCCCTCACGAGACAGCCTCCCTGGCCAATCGCACGCTCACGCTCCTGCCTCTGGTGGAGACAGACGACGCATCCAGACCGCCCCAGACTTCCGGCAAGAAACCTCCCTCGGAAGATACCGATGACTGGGAAACGTTTTAA
- a CDS encoding protein-glutamate methylesterase/protein-glutamine glutaminase: MSTPKIKVLCVDDSALIRNLLQEIIDDEPDMEVVAVAPDPLIARDLIKQHNPDVLTLDVEMPRMDGLDFLERLMRLRPMPVLMVSSLTQAGSEVTLRALELGAVDFISKPSMGIRNGMLDYAEEIVGRIRAAARSKPRQRPRTNAPVATLAAPMVSSEKLIIIGASTGGTEAIRQVLEPLPANSPAILITQHMPGGFTRSFAERLDRLCRITVKEAEDGERVLPGHAYIAPGDHHLELARSGANYITRLHDGPPVNRHRPSVDVLFRSAARCAGRNAVAALLTGMGKDGAIGLLDMRQAGASTLAQDEQSCVVFGMPREAIALNAAMEVVALDDIAARLISLVAASGRAQRV, encoded by the coding sequence TTGAGCACGCCGAAAATAAAGGTGCTGTGTGTCGATGACTCGGCGCTAATCCGTAACCTGCTCCAGGAGATCATCGACGACGAGCCGGACATGGAGGTCGTGGCAGTAGCGCCAGATCCTCTGATAGCCCGCGATCTGATCAAGCAGCACAACCCGGATGTACTGACATTGGATGTCGAAATGCCACGCATGGACGGCCTCGATTTTCTCGAACGCCTGATGCGACTGCGTCCAATGCCGGTATTGATGGTGTCATCTCTGACCCAGGCTGGTTCCGAGGTCACCCTGCGAGCGCTGGAGCTGGGGGCGGTCGATTTCATCTCCAAGCCATCGATGGGGATTCGCAACGGCATGCTCGATTATGCCGAGGAGATTGTCGGTCGAATTCGCGCAGCAGCGCGTTCGAAGCCCCGCCAGCGCCCCCGAACCAACGCTCCGGTCGCGACTCTTGCCGCCCCGATGGTATCCAGTGAAAAGTTGATCATCATCGGCGCATCAACCGGCGGTACCGAGGCCATTCGCCAGGTGTTGGAGCCACTCCCCGCCAACAGCCCAGCCATTCTGATCACCCAACACATGCCTGGCGGCTTCACTCGCTCCTTTGCCGAGCGCCTCGACCGCCTGTGTCGGATCACGGTCAAGGAAGCCGAGGATGGTGAGCGTGTACTGCCCGGTCATGCCTATATCGCGCCAGGCGACCACCACCTCGAACTAGCCAGAAGTGGCGCCAACTACATCACTCGTCTGCACGATGGTCCCCCAGTCAATCGTCATCGCCCCTCGGTCGACGTGCTGTTCCGTTCAGCCGCACGCTGTGCCGGGCGCAACGCGGTCGCTGCGCTACTTACCGGGATGGGCAAGGACGGTGCGATAGGTTTGCTCGACATGCGGCAGGCCGGTGCGTCGACATTGGCCCAGGACGAGCAGAGTTGTGTGGTATTCGGCATGCCCCGGGAAGCCATTGCCTTGAACGCAGCCATGGAAGTGGTCGCACTGGATGATATTGCGGCACGTTTGATTTCGCTGGTCGCAGCCTCGGGTCGAGCCCAGCGGGTATAG